The region CAAGCATATTTAGTGTAGTTTATTACTCATATTTGAGTAGCATAAATTATAATGGCACTCAAACATAAGTAATGGGGGATATGAAAAAGCACATGAATTTAATAATAATGATGAAAAAGAGTTGAGGAGAGTGAAGGGATTCTCAAAGATTAAaacattaaaataaaataaaataagaggACCCTCAGTTCAAAAATCAGGTATAAATAGAGGATAGAAAGATAGAGAAAAACGAACCATCTCTACTTCCCCAGCTCTCTTTCTCACTCGCTCTGTCTAGAGAACCAAGAAATAAACACTTTGTCTTCATTTTGTTTAGATGTTTTAGATTCTAAAACCAAACGCACTCTACTTTCCTTCCTCGTCTTTTGGAAACAAACTGTGTGTTATTTTGTATCTTCTGTGATTCCCAGTTTTGCTTATTTTCAGGCTTTCTTTCACTCCTTCCATCACTTGTACACGTTTTTTTTCCATTTCTTTTCTGCTTTATACATCCATACACACCcacacacttatatatatataatcattatatataacACGAAGATGGTGGCAGCAGAGGAAGAGTCGGTGACGGTGATAATCAGAGAGTATGAGCCGGAAAAAGATTGTCAGAAAGTAGAAGAAGTTGAGAGGATTTGTGAAGTTGGTCCAAGTGGGAAACTCTCCTTGTTTACTGACCAATTAGGTGACCCTGTTTGCAGGATTCGGAATTCTCCTACTTCTCTCATGTTGGTAAGTTCTCCCGACTCTTTTATGTTTCGTAATGAAACTAAAATACGTATCCAGTATATCCCGCTTAGAACAGAGCACTAGTGTGTTGGAGTGTTAATAATAATGGAAGGGTGAAACAAATTGCAGGTGGCTGAGATTGCAGTAGGAAATAGCAGTTCAAAGTCAGAAAGAGAAATAGTAGGGATGATAAGAGGATGCATAAAAACAGTTACATGTGGCAAAAAGTTGTCCAGAAATGGCAAAACTGATCCACCTCTTCCTATTCCTGTTCCTGTTCTCACTAAAGTTGCCTATATCTTAGGCCTTCGAGTCTCTCCTTCTCACCGGTATGTAACCTataatttctttttattttaattttttccaatAATGGAAATAGTTAGTTTAATACTAAAACATAACCtcttttttttaatatatatataggtgGAGGTGACTAATGACTGTAATATTAAATTTAATGCAAAAATGTGAAAtgttaattattttgattaagtGACTAATGTGTTACGATGATGTTACAGGAGAATGAAGTTAGGATATAAGCTGGTATGCAAAATGGAGGAATGGTTCAGACAAAATGGAGCTGAATATTCATACATGGCCACTGAAAATGACAACGTTGCATCTATCAACCTCTTTGTTGACAAATGTTCTTACACTAAGTTCCGTACACCTTCTATTCTAGTTCAACCTGTTTTTGCTCACCGAGTTAAGGTTTCTCACAAGTTTACCATCATTAAACTCAGTACGTATGAAGCTGAGTCACTGTATCGGCGCCGATTCTCCACCACCGAGTTCTTCCCGCGAGATATTGACTCAGTATTAAACAACAAGCTCAATCTAGGTACTTTTATGGCAATTCCAAGTCACGAAAAATGGGTCGGATCGGATAATTTTTTATCCGAACCGCCCGAGTCATGGGCGGTAATGAGTGTGTGGAACTTAAAAGACGTATTTAAATTAGAAGTAAGAGGCGCGTCGGTTTTACGTAAGGCCTTCGCGAAGACAACACGGGTAGTGGACCGGGCCTTGCCGTTTCTCCGATTACCGTCGGTGCCGGAAGTGTTTAGGCCATTTGGGCTACATTTCATGTATGGGCTTGGTGGGGAAGGCCCAATGTCGGTGAAGTTAACAAAGGGCCTATGTGGGTTCGCACATAACTTGGCGAAAGAGCATGGGTGTGGTGTGGTGGCAACAGAAGTGTCGGGACGTGAGCCACTGAGAGAAGGCATTCCACACTGGAAAAGGCTATCGTGTGATGAGGACTTGTGGTGCATCAAACGGCTAGGGGAAGATTATAGTGATGGTTCGGTTGGTGACTGGACTAAGTCAAAACCTGGTCTCTCCATTTTTGTTGATCCTAGAGAAATTTAGTTGTTTAAATTTAACATGTCATCATAATTTATGATTTTGTGATATGGTGGTCTCTTTGCCCTCAAGAATCTAATCTCACCACAAAGTAGTAGTACAAATTCAGTGGTCAGGTGTACTCAACTTTTGATTTTCCACTTTAGTATATATAAATGTAGAATAGATTCAAGATTATTAGGGATATGAAAGAAAGTTGTGATCTTGGTCAATTTCTTTTTAGTTAATTCTCGGAATCTGAATACTCACGCACGCATGCATGCGATGCGATGATttagtttttgtttttattttttgtaTTTGAATAATTAGTAATAGACAAAGAGATATCCTGTACACCCTGAAATTATATTGTTTGATATATTCTTGTTTTTGTTCTGGAGTGAAGAATATCCATTGATATAATAATTGTGAATGGAAGTTGCATTGTAGATACAATTGTAACCAAACAAATGGACCGGTGTGGTTTGTTCATGTGGGTGATAATTAAATTAAAATGAGATATGAGTTTGCACTTAATCCATTCAAAAATGTGGTAGTGAAAGGGATTGGAAGTGAATGTGTAAATAGGGGAATATCCTGGCCTAGAAAAGACCCCTTGTGTATGTGTAATGGGGCATGGAGGGGGCTTGTAAATGGTTAAATGACAAAAATGAGAAACAATTGGGACCATAAGTGTGTCTGAATGTCCAGCTAGTAATGATAAATGGTCATGTCTTGTTGAGGACAAAATGGTCCTATAAAAATTGTATGATAGACACTGTACAGATACATGGCATAGGGGATATGTGATTTGATTATAATGGGTAGCTAGCTTTTGTGTTTGTTTATTATATTGGAGTATTCTTCTTTTGGGATGCTCTGTTCTTGTGAATTGATGGAGGATTTGGTTTTTTGCTGCACTCTTTACTATCTCCCCCCCCTCCCTCTCATCCTTTATATATCATATACATGTGTAGAGAGAGGGAAAGAAAGAAAGTGGAGCATCTTTTTCTTCCCCCTCACTTTTAAGATATACTAGTAAAGTAAGGGTTTAGTTTCAGTTCATATCTCATCCATCATAAAATACAATGACTTTAAACATATCCTCAACCATATTTTTTTTACAATCCAATGGCTTTAGGTTTGCTTTTTGAGATTGTGACATTTGTATCTTACATAATTTGAATATGAATTCGTATGCAC is a window of Apium graveolens cultivar Ventura unplaced genomic scaffold, ASM990537v1 ctg3824, whole genome shotgun sequence DNA encoding:
- the LOC141701438 gene encoding putative N-acetyltransferase HLS1, which codes for MVAAEEESVTVIIREYEPEKDCQKVEEVERICEVGPSGKLSLFTDQLGDPVCRIRNSPTSLMLVAEIAVGNSSSKSEREIVGMIRGCIKTVTCGKKLSRNGKTDPPLPIPVPVLTKVAYILGLRVSPSHRRMKLGYKLVCKMEEWFRQNGAEYSYMATENDNVASINLFVDKCSYTKFRTPSILVQPVFAHRVKVSHKFTIIKLSTYEAESLYRRRFSTTEFFPRDIDSVLNNKLNLGTFMAIPSHEKWVGSDNFLSEPPESWAVMSVWNLKDVFKLEVRGASVLRKAFAKTTRVVDRALPFLRLPSVPEVFRPFGLHFMYGLGGEGPMSVKLTKGLCGFAHNLAKEHGCGVVATEVSGREPLREGIPHWKRLSCDEDLWCIKRLGEDYSDGSVGDWTKSKPGLSIFVDPREI